The genomic interval GGACATCTGCTCGCTGGCCGTGGCGACGTGCTTCATGTTCGAAGCCATCTCCTCGGCGGCCGACGCGACCGTCGCACTCTGGATGGTCGTACTCTCGGCGCCCGAGGCGAGCGACTTGCTGGTCGCGCCGAGCTGCTCGGCGGCGCCAGCCAGGGTCCGGCTGTTGCCGGCCACCTGGCCGATGATGTCCTGCACGCGGGCAATGAACACATCAAACCAATGGCCCAGCTCGCCCAACTCGTCGGACGACTTCAGGTTGATCCGCTTGGTCAGGTCGGCCTCGCCCTCGGCGATATCGCGGGCGGTGTCGACCATCTGCTGGATCGGGGTCACCAGTGAGCGGACAAACAGGTACGCGACGCCCAGCACGGCGGCGATCGCCACACCGGTGATCAGCAGGTTGACCCACAGCATGGTGGAGGTGGCGGCGTTGGCCGTCTCTTCCATCTCACGCACGGCGGCGAAGGCCTCGTTGGTGTCCATCTTGGCGAGCAGGGCCCACTCGATGCCGAGCAGGTCCACCGGGCCGTAGGCGACTATGGCCTCCTCGCCGCGGTAGTCGTTCACGACCTCGACGCCGGCCTCGCCCTTCAGGGCCTTGTCGACCGACTCCGAGCGGATGCTCCCCTCTTCGGGGTTGCGGAAGGAATTGGTCAGCGAGTGGCTTTCCGGCTCGAGGTGCGAGTCAGAACGCATCCGGTTGTCCGCTCCGACCAGGATGGTCTCGCCGGTTTCGCCCAACCCCTCGCGGTAGTTCATAATCGTCAGGATGCGGTCGACCGGCATCTGGAAGCAGACCACGCCTAGGCGGACGTCGCCGTCGAAAACCGGGGCCGCGATAAAGCTGGCCGGGGCCTCGTAGCTCGGGGTGTACTGGGCGAAGTCGACCAGCACGAACTCACCCTTTTCCAGCTTGCGGGCCTTGCGGAAGGCGTCGCCGAAGTTGGTCTGGGCGTACGGGCCGTCTACCAGCGAGGTCGTGTAGTCGAGCTCCTTGAACACCGAGTAGACGACATCGCCCGACTCGTTGTCGATCAGGAAAATGTCGTAGTACCCGAACTTATCGAGGTAGTCGCGGATGACCGGGTGGACCAGCTTGTGCAGCTGGCCGTAGTCCGACTCTTCCTCGGCCGTGTCCAGCATGTGCTTCGAGCCCAGCGGGTTCGAGTTGGCCTTGATGTAGGCGTGCTGCAACGCGATCGACTCGTCGTCGAGCTTGGCCAGGAACTCGCCGGTCGACGCCACGGAGCCGGCGTTCTGCGAGGTGTACTCCGCACCGAACTCGTCGGTGTAGTAACTGGCCAGCTCCTCACGCAGACGCGGCACATCCGCTTCCGAGACCCCCGCCTGCTCGCTGTAAGAGTCGAAACGCGAAGGGAACTCACGCATCGCCCCGACCACCATGCGGTTCTCGGCGAAGGTCAGCACCTGGTCGCGGATCTGCTTGAAGTAGTCCTCAATCTGGACCCGCTTGAGCGCCTGCTGCGACTGCAGGAACGCGGTCGCTTTGGCGCGCATGTCGGCCGTGGCGTGCTCCTGGACGGAGGTCATGCCGCTGGTCGAGGTCCAGTATCCTGCGAGACCGGCTACCAGCAGCGGGGCGAGCCCGCACACAAGGAAGCCGACGATCAGTTTGGTGCGCATCTTCATGGCGAGTGGGGTCCCTGTCTATCGAGAGAAGAAGGTTGGTCGTGAGGATAGGGTCAGTCGCGGTCCGCCAGCACCTGCTCGGTGTCCAGCAGCACGACAATGTCCTTCTCCAGGGTGTAAACGCCCTGGAAGAAGCGGCCGTCGATCCCGTCGACGTTGGCCGGCGAGGGCGAGATCTCGTCGGTCTTGACGGTCAGGATGTCGGAGATCCGGTCAACCCACAGGCCGATCGCCTCGCCCTGCGAGGCCACAATCAGGTTGCGGGCGTCGCGGGAGTCTTCTGCCGGGGGCATCCCCAGCACGGTGCGGAGGTCGATGACCGTGGCCACCTCGCCCCGCAGGTTGATCACGCCGCGCACGTGCTTGGGGGCGTGCGGGACCGGGGTGATGTCCACTTGGCGGTTGATCTCTTGAACGCTGCGGATGTTTACGCCGAACAGCATGTCACCCAGGTAGAAGGTTGCAAACTGCTGCTCGCCTACACGGGCGCCGTTCATCTCTGCAATTGCGGTGCTCATGGTTTAGGCCTCCACTAGCTGGGTTTGGTTCTTGTTGCGGTCGACGCCGTGGTCGGCGAAGTTCCGGATGGCGTTCAGCAGCTTCTCGCGGTCCATCTTGATCTGGTAGTCGTCGATGCCGACCTCGATGCCGCGCTGGATGTCCGAAGTGCCGGCCAGCGAGGTCAGGGCGATCACCGGCACCGCACACAGGCTGGCCGAGTCGCGGATCTTCTGGCAGAGCTGGAATCCGTCCATGTTGGGCATCTCGATGTCGGTCACCACGACGTCCGGCGTGTACTGACCGCTGTTGAGCTTGTCCCAGGCGATCTGGCCGTCCTCGCACGGCTCGACCCGGTAGCCCTTCTCCTCGAACATCTTCATCACCTGCGTGCGGAAGAAGGTCGAGTCCTCGGCCAGCAGGATCAGCGGCGGCAGCGAGTTCTCGGCGAACTCCTCTTCTTCTTCGCCGAGGAACCACTCGGGGTGCGAGAGCTGGGCGATCTCGTAGAAATCGATCAGCCGCACTGTGTGGTCGTTGCGGACCAGCGAGCCCACCACGCCCTGCTCGGCGAAGGTCGAGGTGTCGACGTTCGTCGTGACGTTGGTGATGTCGTGCAGCACCGGGGCGACCAGGCCAACCTCGCGGCCCTTCACCTCGAACACCACCACGTAGGAGCGGTCCATCATCTCGGGCGGCATCGCCCGGATGCAGTTCTCCAGCCGGATCAGCGGCAGCGTCGCGTTCTTGTACTGCAGCACCTCTTGACCGCCAACCGTGTCGATCTGGTCGTTGCGGATCCGCTCGATCCGGGCGATCAGGTCCATCGGGGCGGCGAACTGTTCGTTCGGGCCGTTCTCGAACAGCATGACCGCCTGCATGTCGACTTCTTCATCGACGTGCTCGTTGTCCTTGCCGGCTGCGGCCCGCAGTTCCTCGTCGGTCCGCAGGTCCTCGTCCGCCGCGACGCCGGCGATGTCCAGGATCAGCGCGACGTGGCCGTCGCCCAGGATCGTGGCGCCCGCCAGGGTGCGGCAGTTCTTGTGGTGCCGGCCCAGCGGCTTGACCACGATCTCCTCCGAGTCGTGCAGGGCGTCCACCACCATCCCGAACCGCGTCTGACCGGAGTCGACCACGATGATGTTGGTGGCGCCGGTCTTGCTCCGGGCCTGTTCTTCGGCGGTGCCGCATCCCAGGGCCTCGTTCAACCGGACCAGCGGCAGCAGGCTGCCACGCAGGCGGAGGACCTCGGCGTCCTTGACGCGTCCGAGCTTGGTGTCGCGTTCGTTCTCACGGACCCGCACCAGCTCGGCGATGTTGACCTGCGGGATTGCGAAGCGGTCGCCGCCGGCCTGAATGATCAGCGACGGGATGATCGCCAGCGTCAGCGGCAGGGTGACGATGATGCTGGTGCCCTTGCCCAGGACCGACTCGACGTCGACCGTGCCGCCCAGCTTGGCGATGTTCGTCCGCACGACGTCCATCCCCACGCCGCGGCCGCTGACGTCGGTGACTTCCTTGGCGGTCGAGAAGCCGGGGGCGAAGATCAGGCGGACCGCCTCGCGGTCGCCCATCTGGTCGGCCTTCTCCTGGGTGATAATGCCCTTGGAGACCGCCTTCTCCTTCAGCACGGCGGGGTTGATGCCGCCGCCGTCGTCGACGATCTCGATCCGCACCTTGCCGGCCTGGTAGAAGGCCCGCAGGTCGATCTTCCCGGTCGCCGGCTTGCCCTTCTGCACGCGGACGTCAGGCGACTCGAGGCCGTGGTCGACCGAGTTGCGGATCAGGTGGGTGAGCGGGTCGCCGATCGCCTCGACGATCGTCTTGTCGACCTCGACCTCCTTGCCCTCGATGTTGAGGTCGCACTGCTTGCCGAGCTTGGCGCTCAGGTCGCGGACGACTCGGGGGAAGCGGCTGAACACCGACCCGATCTGCTGCATGCGGGTCTGCATGATCGCTTCCTGCAGCTCGCTGGTGACCTGGTCGATCCGCGCCGAGGTCGCCTCGAGCCCGGACTGCTCTTCCGAAGCGACCGCCTGCATCAGCTGGTTGCGGCTGAGCACGAGCTCGCCGGCCAGGTTCATCAGGCAGTCCAGAACCGTGACCGAAACGCGGATGCTGGCGTCCGCCGCGGGCGTCGGGGTCGGCTTGGTGGTTTGTGAGTCCTCAGCCATGGGCGTAGCCTTCGGGGGTTCGGGAGTTGGGGGCGCCGGCGCGGCCGGTGCGGGGGCGGCGGGCGCCTCTTGGGCGGCCTTGGCGGCATTCTTCTCGGCCAGCTTGGCGGCGATGGCGGCCTCGATCTGGTCGTCGAGGCTCATCTCGCTGGCGGCCGGAGCCGGCTCTTCGGTGGGCTCTTCTGCGGGCTCTTCCGCGGCGGGCGCGGCGGCTTCTGCGGCGGCCGCCGGAGCGGGCTCGTTGCCCTCGGCGATCGCGTCCAGCGCCGCGACGTGCTTGCTGATGTCGAACGACCCAGAGTTGTTCACGTCGTCGATCATCGAAGACAGCGTGTCGGCCGCCTTCAGCATGACGTCAATAGTGACCGACGTCGGCGTCAGCTCCTTATTGCGCATCATGTTCAGCAGGTTCTCGAGGCTGTGGGCCAGGTCGTTGACCGTGGTCAGCCCCAGGAAGCCGGCGGCGCCCTTGATGGAGTGGATCGCGCGGAACACCTCGTTGACGAGGTTGACATCGATATTCGCGCCCTGTTCCTCGATAGCGAGGAACTGGTTCTCGACATCCGCTAGGTGTTCCTTCGCCTCCACGACGAAGTCGTTCATCAGTTCGTTGTCTTCCACCATCACCTCCAGCGAGTGTCGGAACGCTGGTTCTGTGGGAGCCAGCGCAAGGATGTGTTCGATGTGCAAAAGTAGGTCACATCGCGTGCGCAGCGGCCGGTGGTGGTAAACAGAACCCGACGCGGTGCGGCGGCGCTGAGAGGGGGCCTTCGTCGGCCCGTGCGTGCGGCGGGTTGTCCCGGTTGCTCGGCTTGCGCCGCCGACCCGCGGGAGGCGGTCTACTCGTCGTCGAGCGGGCGGCGGTCTGTTTTTTCCAGCTCTGCGGCTAGATCTTCCGCGTAGCCGGGCGGGAAGGGGCTTTCTGCCGACTCTAGCGGTTCTGCCGCTCCGCGGCTCGGCGCGTTTGCCGCACCCTCCTCAGAGGGACGCGCCGCCAGCCGTTTGGGCGGCGTCGGAGTGGGTCGTTGCGGCTCGGGTTCCGGCAGCGGCAGCGAGAACTCCGACACCCAAAAAGCGGCGTCGCCGACGTCGGCGGGCGGCTGCTTTTCGGGCGCCTGACCCTGGATCGCGTGGGGGCGCCGGCCCCGCAACTCCCGGTTCCACTCGGCGCTGCCCTGCCACGCGGCGCCCCGGCGGCGGGCCGCCCGCTGCACCCGGCGGTCGCCGGAGATCACCAGCAGCTCCTTCGGCGCGCGGTCGGACTCGACGAGCGCCTCGAGCATCGCGTCGGCGTCGGGGTACTTGCGGGCAAACAGCACGTGGATGCCCTCGTAGGAGTACTCGTCGGGCAGGCCGGGCAGCGCGCCGGCCGCGTCGAACACGATGGTCGCCCGCGCACGCTCTCGCTTGACCAGCCGCGACGCGATGAAGGCCAGCAGCGCCTCGCGGGCGCCCTGCAGCGTCCCCGCCAGGCGGTCGGACCCGTGCACGTCGGTCGCGTGCAGCAGGTTGTAGCCGTCGATCAATAGTCGCACACGCGCGGGTGAGCGGGCCATGGCTGGTCGCTCTGGGCGGGGCTAGTCGTTGTAGACGTGACGCTCGCGGTAGGTCTCGAAGAAGTGCCGCGCGATGCTGTGGTCGACGTCCATCACGTGCGCCAGGAGCGCGGCGCGGATCCACATGCCGTTGCGGGCCTGGCGGAAGTACATGGCGCGGGGGTCGTCGTCGACCTCCGGTGGGATCTCGCCGAAGTGCTGGTCCCGCGGGAACGGGTGCAGGATCGGGGCGTACAGCCGCATCCGGGTGACCAGCTCGGGCGTCAGCCGGTACTTGAGCGTGTCGATCGCCGCCATCGACTCGGCGTCCTCGGGGCTGTCGTGTTCCTTCTGCACGCGGGTCATGTAGAGCGCGTCCACCTGCTCGATCACCGGCTTGCCGTCCAGCAGCGACTCGAACGAGTCGAGCTCGTAGATCGGCACCCCGCGGTCCAGCAGCCGCTGACGCAGGTCGTCACGGATGCGGAGCTTCGGGTGGTCCGGCGAGATGAAAACCAGCCGCACGCCCTCGTACATCGCCAGCAGCATCGCCAGCGACCGCACGGTCCGGCCCCGGCCGATGTCGCCGCAGAAGGCGTAGGTCTTGTTCTCCAGCCCCTTGGACAGGCCCTCGTAGCCCGGCATCAGGCGGAGCCGCTCCAGCTTGTCGCCGCCGGGCGAGTCGTTCGGGTTCTCGAAGTTGAAGGTCCGCTGCAGCGTGTAGATGTCCAGGAGCGCCTGGGTCGGGTGCTCGTCGGCGCCGCTGCCGGCGTTGATCAGCGGCACGCTCCGCTGGCCGCTCCGCTCGAGGTCGTTCATTAGGTAGGCGCACGACTCGGCCAGCTTCGCGACGGGCGACCGCATGATGATCAGGTCGAAGTAGCTCGAGAACATCCGGATCGAGTCGAAGCGGGTCTCGCCCTTGGTTTCCGAAGAGGTCTGCGGGTCGCGCACCTCGTTGCAGGTGATGCCGAGCACCTGGCAGGCCGCCATGAACGACAAGAACGTGCGGGTCGACGGCTGGGTGAAGTACAGCATCGCCCGGCGGTGAGCCAGCAGCCCGCGGAGGAAGTCCTGCCCGTCACGCGACTTCGACAGCAGCCGGATCATGTCGGCGGTCTCGGCCAGCTCGGAGAGCATCCCCGGGTTGAACTGGCCGGAGAACACCACGTGCCGCAGCCGGTCTCCCCGCTGGAACTCGGGGGCCTTCATCAGCACGGGCCGGTCTAGCCGCGAGGAGAAATGCTCGAGGTTCAGCTCGTCCTGCGTCCTCGGGGGGGCGAGGGGCGACTCGTGATCGGTGGGCGTAGACAACGTGGGGCTCCTTGCGCTGGCGTTGCCTAGATTTATCGCACAGCCCCCCGCCGCAGGCAATCCACCCTGCCCCGCCGAGCGGTCCCCGGCGGCGCTATTCTGACACCCGCCAGCGGGCGTGGAACAGCCACATAATCAGCAGCAGCAGCGTCAGGTTGTACAGCACCGACCACCCGACGTACCCAAAGAACAGGGGCAGGTCGCCGATCGCCTGCTGCTTGGCGGTCTCGGACCTGCCGTCCGCCCGTTCGATGTCCAGCGGCAACGCGAAAACCGCCGCGAATGGGCTCACGCTGCCGACCGCGTGCACCACACGGGCCCCGGTGGTCCCCTGGTAGAAGGTCTCGGAGAAGAACCGGGCCGCCAGCGGCGCCACGAACATCGTCAGGATCAGCACGTAGGTCGTCATCAGGCTGCTGGACGTCTTGCGGTAGATCGTTGAGCAGAACAGCGCCGTCAGCGCGGTGGTCAGGCAAGCGAGCGCGACCACCAGGAAGTACCCCGCCATGGTGAGCAGGTTGTTCCAGTAGTCCAGCGGCATCATGCACGCCAGCAGCACCGGCCACAGCAGGAACGACGTCAGCACCACCGACACCCGCAGACCACTCAGCAGCTTACCCCACAGCATCTGCCAGGGGCTGATGAGCGTGGTCAGCAGCAGGTCGAGCGTCTGACGTTCCCGCTCGTTGCAGACGCTGCCGGCGGAGAACACCGGTCCGACCAGCATGTTGAACAGCAGCACGTAGGCGATGTACCACGGCGCCCAGCTCATCACCATGTACAGGCAGACCGCCATAATCGGCAGCGCCAGGCCCATCGAGATCTGGATCACCAGCCGCAGCATCAGCGTGCCCTGGGCGAAGATCTCGCTCCGCATCTCCTTGTCGTAGATCGGGTTGGCGCCGTCCTCGATGAAAGTGGTCCGCTTGGGCGGGGCAAACAGCTTGTCGGGGAACTCGTCCCGCTTGATGTACAGGCCAACCGCCTCGCGGGCCTCGGTCTCGAGGTCGACCACTTCCTTGCCGCCCGAACCCAGGTCGGCCGGGTAGAGCAGCCGCCGGGTGATGTCGGCCCACAAGAGCGCCCCGATCGCCGCGCAGGCGATCGGCGTCACGGTCGACACAAATGCCACCCGGGCGCCGCCGAGCTGCTCGAGCGACTGCCACACCAGCACGCCAACCATCGCCAGCGGCAGGATCATCAAATACGACACCACCAGCGACGCGCTGGTCCGCTGGAAGTAGCTGCTCGCCCACAGGCTGATCATGCCGAACAACGCCACCATCGACATCATCGCGATGTACGCCGCGAAAACCTCCAGCGCGCCCACGCCCCCCAGCGGCAGGCAGAGCATCACGATCGGCAGCGAGCAGAAGATCAGGATGCCGAGGTACGTCAGCGAGGCGAACAGCTTGCCCAGCACAATCGCGCCCGGCTTGATCGGGCTGGCGAGCAGCATCTCGTAGCTGTCGCGTTCCTTCTCGCCGGTGATCGCCCCGGCGGCGAAGCTCGGCGCCATTAGCGACGCCAGCATAAACTGGCCGAAGAAGAACAGCTCGACCAGCCGCTTGGCCTCCTCCGGCTGGGCAAAGTCGAGCTTCTGCTGCTGCGGCCAGGCCAGCAGCACCACGCCCCCCAACAGGGCGATGTACGCAAACAGCAGCACAAACGCCCGCGGCAACCGCAGCGTGCTCAGCAGCTCGTACTGCAGGACCGGATTATCACGGACGTACATAGGCAGTTGGTTCGTAGCTCGCGGCTAGTCAGTTGTACGCGGTTGGCGCCCAGATCGCCATGAAGCGTCGCGGCTCCGCCGCGCCCACGAATCCCTCTTCCCGGCAGGGGGAGGGGCTAGGGAAGGGGGGTCTGCCAGCGTGTTCGCTGCCCCGACCGGTTTATCCCGTATTCTCCTCACTTATCTCCAAAACCCGCTCCACTTCTTCCCAGACAGCGTCCGCCGGGATCTCCTTGAACGGCTCGTCAACAAACCGCCCGCACGAGTCGCACGGTGTCTGGACCTCTGTAGAGGCCACAAACCGCTGGTGCTCGCGGTGCGGGCGGGTCCATTCTACCGGGCTGATCTGGAACAGCGAAACCATCGGCAGCCCCGCCGTGGCGGCCAGGTGGTGGGGCCCGCCGTCGTTGCCGACAAACAGGTCGCACCGACGCATCACGCCCATCAGCTGCGGGAAGGTCGGCATCGGGTAGTCGATCACCGCCGGCGTCCGCATCCGGTCGGTCACCTCGCGGACCGACCGCTCCTGGCCGGGTCCGTACACCATCAGCGGCGTGTAGCCCCGCTCGGACAGCCGGTCGGCGAGCAGGGCGAACTTCTCCGGCGGCCAGCTCTTGTTGGGGTCCTGAGAGATCACGTACATCGCCACGGTCTTGCCGGGGAGGTGCTCCTCGTTGAACCGCTGGGCGAACGCCTCGTCCGCCGGGCTGATCGGGAACTCGAGGTCGAGGTCATCAAAATCGACCCGGTCGTCCCCCAGCAGCCGCAGGTTCCGCCGGGCGTTGTACTCGAACGGCATCTGGTCGCGGGGCGTCGACTCGGTGTAGCACAGCGGACCCCGCACCACCGCCTTGCGGTAGCCGATCCGCCGCTGCGCGCCGCTCGCCAGCGTCAGCCACGCGGTCTTTGGCAGGGCGTGCAGGTCGATCGCCAGGTCATACCGCCGGCGCCGCATCGCGCCGATCAGTCCTCGGAGCTCCGACAACGGCGCCTTGCGCCGCAGCAGCCGCCGGTGCGCGACGTGCGGGCTGTGCAGGAAGATCGCCCCGTTGTTGGGCTGGCACAGCACGTCAACCTCGGCGTCGGGGTACAGCCGCTTCAGCTGCCGCACGAGCGGCGTCGCGAGCAGCGTGTCGCCCAGCATCCGCAGGCGAACGACCAGGATGCGTTGGGGGGGATTCGCCAAGCCTACCTCCGCCCGCTGACGCGCGAATGACCAATGACCAAGGTTAATTACCCAATGAACGAACAAGCAGAGACCGACAAGTCATTTCGGCTTGGTCATTGGGCATTGCCCGCTAGTAGCTACGCGGACGGACCTTGCCGAGCACGCGGCTGGGCAGGCCCTGCAGCCGGATGAAGCCCTCGGCGTCGGTCTGGTCGTAGCTGCCGCCCCCCTCCATGCTGGCGACTTCCTCGTCGTACAGGCTGTTCGGGCTGGTGCGGCCGTGGATCTCGATGTTGCCCTTGTACAGCCCGAGCGTCACCTCGCCGGTGACCGGCTGCTGGGCCTCCTTGATGAACGCCAGCAGGGCGTCCATCTTCGGGCAGTACCAGAAGCCGTAGTACACCATCTCGGCGACTTCCGGCGCCAGCCGGTCGCGGAGGTGCACCAGGTCGCGGTCGAGCGTGAGCTGCTCGAGCTGCAGGTGCGCGGCGTACAGGGCGGTCATGCCGGGCGCCTCGTACACGCCGCGGCTCTTCATGCCGACAAAGCGGTTTTCAACAATGTCGATCCGGCCGACGCCGTTGCGGCCGGCGATCTCGTTCATCTCCTGCACCATCGCCAGCGGCGACTTCTTGACCCCGTTGATGCTGACCGGCACGCCCGACTCGAACCCGACCGTGACCTCCTCGACCTTGTCCGGCGCCTCCTGCGGCGAGACCCCCATCCCGAAGTCGACAATCGCCACGCCGTTGACCGCGGTGTCCTCCAGCTTGCCCGCCTCGTAGCTGATGTGCAGGCAGTTTTCGTCGGAGCTGTAGGGCTTGGCGAGCGACGCCTTGACCGGGATCTTCTTGACGTCGCAGAAGTCGATCATCTCGGTGCGGCCGGGGAACTTATCGCGGAACGACTGCATCCGCCACGGCGCGATCATCTTGACGTCCGGCTCGAGGGCCTCGGCCGCCAGCTGGAAGCGGCACTGGTCGTTCCCCTTGCCGGTGGCGCCGTGCACAAAGGCCTCGGCGCCGACCTCCCGGGCCACCTCCAGGCACGCCTTGCTGATCAGCGGCCGGGCGATCGAGGTGCCCAGCAGGTAGATCCCCTCGTACTTGGCCTGCCACTGCAATACCGGGAACGCGAAGTCGCGGCACAGCTCCTCCTGCACGTCGACCAGCCGGGCCGACGCGGCGCCGTTGTCGTGCGCCTTCTGCATGATCGCCTCGCGGTCCTCGCACGGCTGACCGACGTCCACATAGACGCAGTGCACCTCGTAGCCCTCGTCCTGGAGCCAGCCGAGGATGACAGACGTGTCGAGGCCGCCGGAGTAGGCGAGGACGCACTTGCGCATGGGGGGAATCCGTAGCGGGGGGGAAGCGGTAGTTCGTAGGCGAACCGGTATTGTGGTTCGGCACGCGGGAGCTGACAAGCGGCGCCGCCGCTGGGTTCGGCTCACCAGTCAGCCCGCAAGCATGATCAGCCCACGGCGCCAGCCGTGGGACTGACGCAGCAGCGGCTTCGGCGCGCGGTCCCACGGCTGGCGCC from Posidoniimonas polymericola carries:
- a CDS encoding argininosuccinate synthase; the encoded protein is MRKCVLAYSGGLDTSVILGWLQDEGYEVHCVYVDVGQPCEDREAIMQKAHDNGAASARLVDVQEELCRDFAFPVLQWQAKYEGIYLLGTSIARPLISKACLEVAREVGAEAFVHGATGKGNDQCRFQLAAEALEPDVKMIAPWRMQSFRDKFPGRTEMIDFCDVKKIPVKASLAKPYSSDENCLHISYEAGKLEDTAVNGVAIVDFGMGVSPQEAPDKVEEVTVGFESGVPVSINGVKKSPLAMVQEMNEIAGRNGVGRIDIVENRFVGMKSRGVYEAPGMTALYAAHLQLEQLTLDRDLVHLRDRLAPEVAEMVYYGFWYCPKMDALLAFIKEAQQPVTGEVTLGLYKGNIEIHGRTSPNSLYDEEVASMEGGGSYDQTDAEGFIRLQGLPSRVLGKVRPRSY
- a CDS encoding NYN domain-containing protein, whose protein sequence is MARSPARVRLLIDGYNLLHATDVHGSDRLAGTLQGAREALLAFIASRLVKRERARATIVFDAAGALPGLPDEYSYEGIHVLFARKYPDADAMLEALVESDRAPKELLVISGDRRVQRAARRRGAAWQGSAEWNRELRGRRPHAIQGQAPEKQPPADVGDAAFWVSEFSLPLPEPEPQRPTPTPPKRLAARPSEEGAANAPSRGAAEPLESAESPFPPGYAEDLAAELEKTDRRPLDDE
- a CDS encoding aspartate/ornithine carbamoyltransferase family protein, with the protein product MSTPTDHESPLAPPRTQDELNLEHFSSRLDRPVLMKAPEFQRGDRLRHVVFSGQFNPGMLSELAETADMIRLLSKSRDGQDFLRGLLAHRRAMLYFTQPSTRTFLSFMAACQVLGITCNEVRDPQTSSETKGETRFDSIRMFSSYFDLIIMRSPVAKLAESCAYLMNDLERSGQRSVPLINAGSGADEHPTQALLDIYTLQRTFNFENPNDSPGGDKLERLRLMPGYEGLSKGLENKTYAFCGDIGRGRTVRSLAMLLAMYEGVRLVFISPDHPKLRIRDDLRQRLLDRGVPIYELDSFESLLDGKPVIEQVDALYMTRVQKEHDSPEDAESMAAIDTLKYRLTPELVTRMRLYAPILHPFPRDQHFGEIPPEVDDDPRAMYFRQARNGMWIRAALLAHVMDVDHSIARHFFETYRERHVYND
- a CDS encoding chemotaxis protein CheW, which translates into the protein MSTAIAEMNGARVGEQQFATFYLGDMLFGVNIRSVQEINRQVDITPVPHAPKHVRGVINLRGEVATVIDLRTVLGMPPAEDSRDARNLIVASQGEAIGLWVDRISDILTVKTDEISPSPANVDGIDGRFFQGVYTLEKDIVVLLDTEQVLADRD
- a CDS encoding ABC transporter permease subunit; translation: MYVRDNPVLQYELLSTLRLPRAFVLLFAYIALLGGVVLLAWPQQQKLDFAQPEEAKRLVELFFFGQFMLASLMAPSFAAGAITGEKERDSYEMLLASPIKPGAIVLGKLFASLTYLGILIFCSLPIVMLCLPLGGVGALEVFAAYIAMMSMVALFGMISLWASSYFQRTSASLVVSYLMILPLAMVGVLVWQSLEQLGGARVAFVSTVTPIACAAIGALLWADITRRLLYPADLGSGGKEVVDLETEAREAVGLYIKRDEFPDKLFAPPKRTTFIEDGANPIYDKEMRSEIFAQGTLMLRLVIQISMGLALPIMAVCLYMVMSWAPWYIAYVLLFNMLVGPVFSAGSVCNERERQTLDLLLTTLISPWQMLWGKLLSGLRVSVVLTSFLLWPVLLACMMPLDYWNNLLTMAGYFLVVALACLTTALTALFCSTIYRKTSSSLMTTYVLILTMFVAPLAARFFSETFYQGTTGARVVHAVGSVSPFAAVFALPLDIERADGRSETAKQQAIGDLPLFFGYVGWSVLYNLTLLLLIMWLFHARWRVSE
- a CDS encoding hybrid sensor histidine kinase/response regulator, translated to MHIEHILALAPTEPAFRHSLEVMVEDNELMNDFVVEAKEHLADVENQFLAIEEQGANIDVNLVNEVFRAIHSIKGAAGFLGLTTVNDLAHSLENLLNMMRNKELTPTSVTIDVMLKAADTLSSMIDDVNNSGSFDISKHVAALDAIAEGNEPAPAAAAEAAAPAAEEPAEEPTEEPAPAASEMSLDDQIEAAIAAKLAEKNAAKAAQEAPAAPAPAAPAPPTPEPPKATPMAEDSQTTKPTPTPAADASIRVSVTVLDCLMNLAGELVLSRNQLMQAVASEEQSGLEATSARIDQVTSELQEAIMQTRMQQIGSVFSRFPRVVRDLSAKLGKQCDLNIEGKEVEVDKTIVEAIGDPLTHLIRNSVDHGLESPDVRVQKGKPATGKIDLRAFYQAGKVRIEIVDDGGGINPAVLKEKAVSKGIITQEKADQMGDREAVRLIFAPGFSTAKEVTDVSGRGVGMDVVRTNIAKLGGTVDVESVLGKGTSIIVTLPLTLAIIPSLIIQAGGDRFAIPQVNIAELVRVRENERDTKLGRVKDAEVLRLRGSLLPLVRLNEALGCGTAEEQARSKTGATNIIVVDSGQTRFGMVVDALHDSEEIVVKPLGRHHKNCRTLAGATILGDGHVALILDIAGVAADEDLRTDEELRAAAGKDNEHVDEEVDMQAVMLFENGPNEQFAAPMDLIARIERIRNDQIDTVGGQEVLQYKNATLPLIRLENCIRAMPPEMMDRSYVVVFEVKGREVGLVAPVLHDITNVTTNVDTSTFAEQGVVGSLVRNDHTVRLIDFYEIAQLSHPEWFLGEEEEEFAENSLPPLILLAEDSTFFRTQVMKMFEEKGYRVEPCEDGQIAWDKLNSGQYTPDVVVTDIEMPNMDGFQLCQKIRDSASLCAVPVIALTSLAGTSDIQRGIEVGIDDYQIKMDREKLLNAIRNFADHGVDRNKNQTQLVEA
- a CDS encoding methyl-accepting chemotaxis protein produces the protein MKMRTKLIVGFLVCGLAPLLVAGLAGYWTSTSGMTSVQEHATADMRAKATAFLQSQQALKRVQIEDYFKQIRDQVLTFAENRMVVGAMREFPSRFDSYSEQAGVSEADVPRLREELASYYTDEFGAEYTSQNAGSVASTGEFLAKLDDESIALQHAYIKANSNPLGSKHMLDTAEEESDYGQLHKLVHPVIRDYLDKFGYYDIFLIDNESGDVVYSVFKELDYTTSLVDGPYAQTNFGDAFRKARKLEKGEFVLVDFAQYTPSYEAPASFIAAPVFDGDVRLGVVCFQMPVDRILTIMNYREGLGETGETILVGADNRMRSDSHLEPESHSLTNSFRNPEEGSIRSESVDKALKGEAGVEVVNDYRGEEAIVAYGPVDLLGIEWALLAKMDTNEAFAAVREMEETANAATSTMLWVNLLITGVAIAAVLGVAYLFVRSLVTPIQQMVDTARDIAEGEADLTKRINLKSSDELGELGHWFDVFIARVQDIIGQVAGNSRTLAGAAEQLGATSKSLASGAESTTIQSATVASAAEEMASNMKHVATASEQMSTNIRSVAASTDQMTATINEIAQNAEQSAKVADQAARLAEISNEKVGGLGEAADEIGKVIEVIQDIAEQTNLLALNATIEAARAGEAGKGFAVVATEVKELAKQTAMATEEIRGRIEGIQASTGEAVDAIREITGVINSVNEVARTIASAVEEQSITTKDIAATVATTASSADSVSQGVNESAAASEEITRSIAGVDSGAKQTSDAASETRQAGGSVAQLATELQSLVSQFRI
- a CDS encoding glycosyltransferase family 9 protein, coding for MANPPQRILVVRLRMLGDTLLATPLVRQLKRLYPDAEVDVLCQPNNGAIFLHSPHVAHRRLLRRKAPLSELRGLIGAMRRRRYDLAIDLHALPKTAWLTLASGAQRRIGYRKAVVRGPLCYTESTPRDQMPFEYNARRNLRLLGDDRVDFDDLDLEFPISPADEAFAQRFNEEHLPGKTVAMYVISQDPNKSWPPEKFALLADRLSERGYTPLMVYGPGQERSVREVTDRMRTPAVIDYPMPTFPQLMGVMRRCDLFVGNDGGPHHLAATAGLPMVSLFQISPVEWTRPHREHQRFVASTEVQTPCDSCGRFVDEPFKEIPADAVWEEVERVLEISEENTG